The window AAAGTCTCTCGGAGCGACAGCAAATCTGTTAGTTCGCCGCAATGCTCAGGTGATTGCTCATCACCGCGGATCTTATTTTGCACTGGGAATATAGTGAGCTTACAATGTGATGTTTTCCTGCTCTTGAGGTGTCTGATAAAGGATTTTGAGGCACGTCCATCAGTGACTCACCTCCTGGAGCATCCCTTCATCAAGCAGGCCCACGGGAAAGATGTGGCCCTTCGACAGCAGTTGGCGGCTCTAATCAAAGAGcagcaagaactgggatgtgcAGCCAAAACCAAGTAAGTCTATTTTACTCTTGCGCTCATAGAAGAGAACAGGGCAAAGCTGCCGCTCCACAAAACTCACTGGTGATCatgtttttgctccagtagggGGCAGGCGctcatctattttttatttatttatttatttttttgcaatgagaTGATAAGAAGCAGCTGTCTGTAATGGACATCATCACAGTGTGTGTGATTAAAGAGAAGTAAGGGGAGTGTGACTAATTCAGTAAAACCGATTGTTGCTGACTAACCACACTTTAATAAATACACTGAAGCAAGTGGACTTGGCAGTCATTAGTACAAAGAATGAATCTACCTCATTGTGTTATGTCATTTATATCATCTTTGTTAAATATAGACACTTATTTAGTAACAAGGTTTTGGCGTGTATAGATTGAACAGACTTGATGGCATCGGATAACTGACATATTATCATAGCCAAATACCTTTTAGCACACTTGCCTACTTAATGAGatgcaaaatgtaaatgaaaataaattgactttatGAACATAATGATCGCTTCTtccttgttttattattgttgttaattACACTGCATTACGCTAAGAGTTTATTATATGAGGACACGCCCAAAATGAAAGCAGATGTTCGTGTAACACCTCATtacaatacttaaaaaaaaatgttttttaatcaaatataaaacataattttaaaacataGACTTGATTTACTTCAGTGTAAATTgcttattgtttattttatttagtttaaatTCTTTTCTTTTATGCAGTGGCACATAATCCCAGCTTGCTTGTCACAAAAAGGCCACATCATTAGGGATCGCATTACATTGTGAAGAGGCAAACATAATGTGATCTAATTCAACTCTTTACAACCTTTTAAAGCACTAATGTTCACTTTAAGTCTGATTACTTGTCGACCAATGCAAATTACAGCCAGGGTAATAATAAACATAGTGATAAATCACTTCCTCTTAGACTGTGTTAATCAAAACTAAGCATGTGTAAGGCAAACCTTTTGATACATGCTATGCATTTCATGTCATTGAATTGTGCATGTGCTGAATGTACGCTCAAGACAACCATCTGTCTTTCACTTAAGAAATCCTGATATTTGCACTTCTTCCCGCTCATAAAGAAGTTCATTGAGCCTGCCCTTGACAGAGTGTTTTGAAGTCATGCCAGCTCTGTTTACTCCGGAGAGCATTGCAGCCTCTGCCTGAGTCTGAATTCCTGTCCTCAGTGAAAGTGGATAATAGGATTAGCATCTTGTCGGGCGAGAACTGGCCTCGCCCGGTTTAGTCTCTCGTGTCACAGATCGGGTGCACAATGAGTCCagataagaacaataaagacatAGAGAAGTTAAAAGTAGCTGCTGAAGGTGGAAAATTGGGATCTACTACAAAGCGGTGGAACAGCAGAAGTCTCACGGCCCATTCTGAAGGGACTGGATGATCAGGATTCACTTGATCCACCACTTTATAGCTACACGGCTACATTTGCACCCCATTCagaatatgaaataaatgcacAGGCACAGGAGGAATCGAGTCATAACCACAAGCTTGAATTTTACTaacgaaaataataaaatctataATGTATCCCTACAGAACATACCTATATGCcttgtgaaggttttttttaacttgtcacCTGAATATTGAAAAGTAACCAGGAAACACTCAAGGCCTACATCACTAGGGAGAGTCACACAATATAATGAGATAAATTTAAGAGTGTGATGATCTATTTAACAATATGGTTGTTATTATAATTCTGTACAGCACAGATTGCTGTTAAAGCCGAATTTGGATCAGAACCGTAAtttaaataccgtaatttctcatgtataatgtgcatttctttCTGCCCCCCCAAAATTTTCAATAggcaatagtgcgcattatacatacagAAGGTattggggaaaatgaaaaaaaccttcacattttataaatgtatgccaccatctagaggttatgaaaaaggtataCACTTtgattctagtatgccaccgccacctagaggttatgaaaaaggtgtagcctacactttcattccaatatgacagcgATACATATGCCTGCGTatttgtacagttgtgctcataagtttacatacccaggcagtatttgtggaaaaaaataaatactaaaaaattatatatatatatatatttttttgttgttgttgtttattttaaatacgactgaagactgaacaacaaccattattaatttcttgatggttatattttgtttaatgataatgcttatctcaaatgcttgacagtttaatttgaatcccattaaaataacattaaatgtgtttcgcctggtccttcatgttttttttaaagaattgtacccatcttaccaattctgcctgggtaatcaaacatatgagcacaactgtgtgttttcccatttatgaaagaaaagtagggctgtgactttcaaaattagaacaagtaaataaaaaggatgatgtgttcaaataaagtgcttaacttcaaaataattcttttaaaaaacgaacaaaatacagataatatttcatgttttgatcatatgggtagaagcaaaaccatgcattataaaaatgcataatacatAGGTACaggggttttccagaattttgaggtcaactttggggttgACTGATTATTATGACTTGATTATACATGGCTGCACGTTATACACATGAAATTACGGTACCTACTTCTTGCATATGCAATGCTATGAATATTCTTGCATTATTCACTaagaaagtaattaaaaattattttaacccACACTAAAATGTACTGTGCTCCTCCTTGGCCCAATGAGTTTGTAGTTTTAgcatataattattatttttaatttaacctttatttatgctccaatccaggtaaggcaattgagaaatgtttctcatttgcaatgccaacattacaagcagacagcagagtaaaacaaagcaaaatacaaacaaatacatactaCAACATACAAATGCATCCTACAGGCAACAGTGTGGTAGGGTTGCATAACAATACATCATAATGACATGGTGAGTAAGGCTAGAAACAGGTGCATTAAAAAatccatacattttaaaatatgatccTCTACAAAATGGTTGAGATGTGActtaacagcaaaaaaaaaaaaaaactaaaagtatttttggttgtttttataGAAATACCCAGTTAAAGTTCATGAGGACATTAGATTCACTGtctttttggattattttgtttattttatcgctgttttttttttttgttcaatacaTGGAAATGTTGTAAAATATATGCAATATTACATTAGTGAATATTTCTATCTTCTTCTCATctgattatttgttttcttaatgTGTTCTACTGATTGGTCGAGCAGGAAGTGAAGGATTTAACAACAGTCCAAACAAGTGGTGACAGTCAATCACAACAAAGatgtataattatttattaaaataaaatatttgatgcAGTTGACCTCATTAGATTTTTCTGGCATTCCTAATGCTATGGCCGCTGTGGCTACAAAGGAACATTTGAATGCCCATTTCACACATTCGGATCTCCCTTGAGCTTTTGCACAATTCTGCACTGACCTATGCCCACTGGGGCTCTTTGGTGCTGTGAGGAGTCAAAATGTAAGAATTAAGTGCACCGGGAGTTTCTGTTCACTTGGTCTCCCCTGGGAGGACTGTAAAAGGCTTTGCACAGAGGAGTGACCCATGTGCCTGTTCAAAGTGCACTTCCGTCATTTGATGGTCAGTTTAGAAGAGCCTCCGGCATGGTCACCTCCTGGCTTTCATCCGTTACAGGCACGAACGGATCAATACTCGTAAAACCCTCACCATAGAGAGCAGTCCCGACGATGATCTGGTCAACCTGGAGTTCTTAGACGAGGTGAGATTTAAGGTGTTTATCTCAATGCGCATTGATCGGACACAGATACGATGTTCCTTGAGGTAATGCGTTCTTCCCTCTTTTCTGCAGGAGATCATTATTGCCCATCTCCACAAGAGGTATGGCGAGCTGCAGGTGTACACGTACGTGGGTGACATCCTCATCGCGCTCAATCCTTTCCAGAACCTCAGCATCTACTCTCCTCAGGTTGGTTAGACAGTAGAGCAGTGTATCCCAACCTGTATTGAACCAAGGCATATATTTGACTTAAGAAAAGTCTCAcgccacaccaacaaacaaaaatgtcacaaaaagtgtataTACAGTCTATACAGTTGGAGttatggagaaaaaaagttcaatcttggtttcattggaccacacacattttcccaaaCACGTGggaaaaccttcaggcttctgccaaaaaaaaaaaaaaaaaagacaggaaaagcctactagaatatctgaaatgtatttgggtttaatcagaggcactttaactgttggcaggtgtgtgctgactcacatttaacatgagtttgaatgtgactggttcattctgaaaacagacacatgccagttataagagggagtgcataCTTGTTCAACCTCATTATTTTAGTTGTTGATTTCCCCTCTCGAAAagttgtaaaggttataggtcacattagaAGAAGTGAGTTTCGGCTTTTGCAATAGCGAGTCacttgcatgatttttttttttttttttttttttttacgccggCCGTCCTTCCTGACGCAATCCACCCATTGTTATCCGGGCTCGGGACTGGCAGTAACTGGGAATTGGTGCACTGACCGCCGTCTGCgtgaaaggcagcagcatgtaccacTAAACTCACATTAACGGTGTAAACATTTTCGATATAATTTAcctaactttatttatttatttttaatatcatttgaacaggggtgtgtaaaccttttatatccactgtaggtagaaacaaaacaaaacattatttttagtgaagtgaaattggatcatttgtcACAGCACacatgatgatctctcacggcacaatAATGTGCTGTGGCACAAGCGTAGTGCTTTATCTCAAAATTActcttattttatatatatatatatatatatatatatatatatatatatatatatatatatatatgttgtagCCAGTCAGTATGTCAAATTTGGATTTTTGGCCATTTCAATCTTTAAATTTCAACACAGCATTTAATGGAACTATGAGTTTACATTTGTTAAtaaggatatttttttttttttgcatcttgcatgtactgtaattaaTTGTCTGTACTTAGTTTTCAAAGCTGTACCATGGCGTGAAGCGGGCCGACAATCCTCCACACATCTTTGCAACAGCCGACGCAGCCTACCAAAGCATGGTGACTTTCTGCAAAGATCAGGTATAGCTCTTAATGAACTACAAACACACTGTTTAATAGTGGTTCTTAAAGTTTTTCCCCTAAGTACCATCCCAGATCTGGTCCCTTGGGCCTCAAGTTTGACAGATCTGCCTTATGGTATAAACTAGAACTAAGATTGCAAACACTGACCTCACAAATCTGCATGAATAGACAAAAATGTGATAGAAAGTCCATATTTTCTTCCCTTTAAACTTACTGTATCAcgaatgtatttttgtatgaaTGGGCTTATATTTTTTCCTTTGTATGGGTCTCTTGCTTTCTTTTTAGTGTATCATCATCAGTGGGGAGAGTGGTGCTGGGAAAACAGAGAGCGCTCATTTAATTGTTCAGCATCTCACCTTCTTAGGAAAGGTATAGCAGCTTAGTAGACAATTATCAATTATAATAAGTGTCTCAACAAGAAAGTACCTTCAGACAATAGCAGAAGttattaaaaagacattttggtgCATTCAGGCCAACAATCGGACTTTACGAGAGAAGATCCTGCAGGTGAATCCTCTTGTGGAGGCCTTCGGGAACGCTTGCACGGCCATCAACGACAACTCGAGCCGCTTCGGAAAGTACCTGGAGATGAAGTTCACGCCCACCGGAGCGGTCATTGGCGCCAAAATATCCGAATACCTGCTGGAGAAGTCAAGGGTCATCAAACAGGCCATGTTGGTGTTATTCACATTCTGCacttattcactgtttttgtgctcaggccaaagcaataaaagtattgatTAGAGCCAAGGAATTACATTGAAGTGATTAAtgtagacaaaagtagtgctttgccgccatcttgtggcttcTTGCAGGCAATGAACTATGTtggagtgagttgaggagcttcattttgacaaaagtagtgctctgtcaccattttgtggcatcttgatgccaaggaactatgttgtaGTAAGTTGagaagcttcatttagacaaaagcagTGGTTTGCcatgcaacattttttaaattgaattgagTAAAAGGGAAATGAATTGTTGTTgaattatataaataatacaatacataaataatacattattttagagttaaaattaaatattttacatgcacatttgattactttaaattttttttttacctcttttATCCATGCCCTGGCCCATCAGTCTgttttaaaactcaaatgtaGCCCTTTAGCACAAAGGGCTACACATGCTCGCTGCactgttgttatttttcttttcaacctGTTACTCTTGTTTTCTCTTAGGGGGGAGAAAAACTTCCACGTCTTTTATTACATATATGCTGGCCTTTACCACCAAGATAAGCTGAAGGCTTACAGGTTGCCAGAAAGGACAGCTCCAAGGTTAGCGCTGCACTCCAACGGGGAGATCAACATGCTGTCATGTTCCACTCAAAATATTAATATGAATAAATGTTCAGGTATATTGACAATCAACAATGCAAAGTGATGCAGGACATTGTCTCCAGCAAACTGTACAAGGAGCAGTTTGAAGTCATCCAGGAATGCTTCCGGAACATCGGCTTTACCGAAGAGGTATTTTTGCAATCGAGATCcgctgtttccccccccccccccccccccccccccaccccccctttgcAGGTGTCAGTTGTGTCACCTCCTCTTTCGATTTTAGGAAGTCAACTCTGTCTACAGGATTCTCTCAGCCATAATGAACACTGGCAACATAGAATTTACCGCCATCACGTCCCAACACCAAACCGACAAGAGTGAGGTGCCTAATTCAGAAGCCTTGGAGAATGGTAAGATGTGATGGCTGCCTGTACGAACGAATGAGATCAAATGTGAGAGTTGTATCAGAAATCCTTTGGAGCAGtttagaatcaatatttatctcatAACATGAcgaacattttttttggaaacaatCCGCTGTTTGCTGCTGTAGCACCGGAATTTCCCGTCTGGGAATCGCTAAAGGATTATCTTATTTTATCCTGCATTAAAAACATAAGAAAATTATCATACTCAACAGAGATACTGATTATTAAATGCACTGGTAATGTTTGGAGatggtgtttgtttttagacGTGTTTTGCTTGTCAGAGTTGAATCATTGACTATAACacgttttgctctgaccaaccaatcagaggaaggaAAAATGCTGATGACATCGACGGCCAGCTCACTGGCCCTGTGATGACAAGTTTGAAGTCTGATTGACTAAATAAACAATCCCACTGCCAATATACTGAAAGTTACCGCTTCTCTAGGCTCTGGGCAGactagattgacatggcaacacatcgaggctgaaatctgattggaccaaatAAATCTTACATCTACATACATGTACTGGAAGTAGTGCAGTCTAGagaaacattacaaaatgaataGAATAGACTATTTGGGAATAAATTATTACAATTGTATGGAACTAATATAAGAATGTAGTTTGTAAGtataggtcagtgcttctgttagtgtttaggccagcagagaaggttCATCACTGACTGTCCTGCACCATTAACAGCATGACGCATATATCATGTTTCAAGAAAATGTCCCTCTAGGCATCTACcaaattctccttcttttttttttttttttgctctccagCTGCTTCCCTGCTCAGCATCGGTCCCGAGGAGCTCCAGGAGGCGCTGACCTCCCAGTGCGTGGTCACCAGGGGCGAGACCATCATCCGCACCAACACGGTGGACAAAGCTGCCGACGTGCGGGACGCCATGTCCAAGGCCTTGTACGGCCGCCTGTTCAGCTGGATCGTGCACCGCATTAACACTTTGCTGCAGCCCGACATGAACATCTGGTGAGCGGGCACGTAGGTGATGAACATCCGTGTGGACGTCCTCCGCTCCCACAAAGCACCGGTGACCTTCGTAGATGTCTACAGAGCTCATTGCAAACACACAGAGGAGAATATCAATGCGGGGTGAAAAGAAAGTTTGAATAAATTTTTGATACCGATTCCGTGcagagaaaataattttcagatgaTTAGAAAGACTTCAGAGAGACTACAAAGAGGCTGTTCATTGATCCAAAAGAGTGTTTTCATAAATATGTACGTCAAACGTCAAGGAGTCTAAAAAGACTACATCCCGTCTCCCCTTTATATGCCTTATTGCCATTAATAACCTGATAGCAATGGCAGAAAATGACCTTTAAACAGTACTACTCCAAGCACTACTCAACACACAATACACTGTAGAATTCAAAGTTTGAACATCTTGAAAATGACACATGGTGAAATCAATACACAGACAAGCAGAAACCTTGATGATGCGCTGATTTTGTCTTTCCAAGCTCGTGTTTATGACTTCCCAGCAGCAGGCAAAACAGTATTTGGGTTGAACTTGGATTGTCATGAAAATTTTATTAATATAAATGGCTGCTGGGATTTGCTCGCTGTGTTCTAATAAGTTTGTTTGTCCTGCTTTTTGTTGCTTTGAAGCGCCGCAGAGAGCGGCATGAATGTGGGAATCCTGGACATCTTTGGCTTCGAAAACTTCAAGAAGAACTCCTTTGAGCAATTGTGCATCAACATTGCGAATGAACAGATCCAGTTTTACTTCAACCAGCATATATTTGCTCTGGAACAGGTGAGTTTGACTTGAAAGCCGGCTTATATATGACTTCATTGATGCTTTGGGTTTCGGGCATTTTtctataatataatacaatgcTATAAGTGGCGATGGGATAGAAATACTATCAAAACAACAGGTTCTGAATATTTACAGTCTATTATTACTTTGTTTGAGCAGGGGTGTTCAAAGTCTGACTCGGGCCgttttcacgttttttttttgttggcccCCAGCATATTCTAATAATAGAATTAAACACGGCCTGCTTCaaaaggttatgaaaaaagttgCACACTTGTTTATTATTGATTACAAATAAGAATGTAACAATAGTTAAATGTTACAAGAGATCAccgttttttcaaaatattttttttatattgcaccaatacactggtgccttgacttatgacttTAATTCCTTCCATGACcgcacttgtaactcaaaacacgtgTATATCAAATCCTCTTTCccaactgaaatgaatggaaatgccattaatctgttccagccccacaAATATCAGCAACAATTTTTGGGAATGAAAATGGCACTCTACAGTTTTGTACCTTATAAAAACAGAGCAATGactaaagtaaaataaaatgtgaagaactaaacaaacaaataaaagagcAGATGCTACATTGAGAAATTCTGCATTCTGCTTCTCATAATATGTGGAAATAAACCCAGTTTATACTGCACAATAAAAACGaccagtaggagttctttataACCTATTATTACATAATTATTTCACTGATCAGGCCTCAAGCGGTTGTAAAAAGTTTTTCTTCTATAAATACTTGACTGATGTAGGCCTTGTGCTCAGTGCAAGTGGGATTTTTATTTGGTGTGCTTGTCGCCAGAATTGTTGTACACACTCACTGAGTTTATTAATGATTTATACATGAGGATGGTTTAGATCCAGTGGTTCCACtttattagtcaaaatatatatttcaagcAACTTTTGATGTGAAATTAAATAGATGCAATAATATGATAGGACTCTGGGTTATTtgcaaattgaaataaattatgaataagTAAGTGGCACTATTTGTTAGTTCAGAGCTGTGTTATGCATTCAGTAAAAGACCGTATTATGCTGTAACTCCAgctatacacacacgcacatgcgcgcgcacacacacacacacagacacacacacaaacagagacaCACAACAAGCCGCAGCTGCGTGGTTCGCTTGATTAGAAACTTGCAcaaataatatttgtttaattggGTCATTTGGATAACTCATTAACAAGATTGTTCCAAATTCCCCGGCTGGTAGATGGAGTACCAGAGCGAGGGAGTGGATGCCAGCCTGGTGGAGTACGAGGACAACAGGCCCATCTTGGACATGTTCCTGCAGAAGCCCATGGGTCTGCTGTCCCTGCTGGACGAGGAGAGCCGCTTCCCACAGGCCACCGACCACACGTTAGTGGGTGAGGACGCAGCCACGAATACCGCTAAATATCATAGGTCAGTGTCCTCTGTTCAACATGATAGATTTTTCTGTTCCATCGTGTTCACAGATAAATTTGAGGACAATCTGCGCTGCAAGTACTTTTGGATACCAAAACGTGTCGAACTTTCTTTTGGAATTCTGCATTTTGCTGGAAAGGTATTTCATGACTCTTTGTGATATGTGCATTAAGTGTcttgtgcagttttatcagcATCTCTGACTTTGAGGCCCCATTTCTACTAAGCAGTACAGGTTGGTATAATATGCAACTGGGTCAATATCACTACGAAGcgcctttggtgtcctcatcacAATCACTCAGTCaacatgaaaatgtagcagaataatgaaactatGAGGTCATATTATAAGTACTCAAACATTTGCGCACATACCGTTACCATGCTCCCAGTAAAATTAAACCTCACAATTTCACAAATTGTCTGAAAGTAAGGGTaccgttactttagaataatgcGACTCGAGtagaagtaaaaagtagtccaaaTAATTACGTGAGTAAAAgtaagtattcagtgaaaaGACTACTCGAGTACTGAGTAATTAGTGAGTACCTTCTAATTTAGGTTTTTAATCAAAGCGCAAACGGCAAACAATAGCACTTTAACTGAAAACAGTGATCAATTGAATCTCTATAAAATCATAAATTAAGGAAACTTCTGCCACAAGAAACTGTGTTCAAttaactttctttgtttacCCTAATGAAACAGCACAATGGTCTCACCACaaagagtttttatttttctgttgtttttaccaggtttcacaaaaatatgtcaTCTTTGAAAACTGCTTTGCCTTGAGGACGCAGAGACTTTGTGTGCAGTCATCTGACTTGCGCGTCTGCATTTGACTGGTCAAATAGAGTCAAACGTCACTAGTCGTTCCGTTGGAGTCATGTGACAGCTCCAAGGTGGAAGTCTGACgtgacaaaccaaaacaaatttgtTGCGCAAGCAATagtagataaaaaataaaagtagcaggTCGTATGTAGCTTCATAATAACGGCGTATAAAAACACCATTTCTCCAAAAATGctcatgtaaaagtaaaaattatgtCGCATTAAACTAGCCTGAAAAATATAACTTAtcaaaaaaacttaaatgtaatggagtaaatgtagggCGTTACCACCCACCTCTGTCCGCAACTCACCAATTGCAAAAGCACTGGAGCATAATTCCCAACAGCTTTGTTGCGGCACATAAGTATGTataaaatgatccaatttcacttcatcgGCCCAAAACCTATTATTCAATTGCTACAAATAatctatctttgttcatctttctaTGCAAGCGACttatagtgacaagcagaacaattcaattatcttccactagatggcagaaggtacaattagcctgtgtatccacctgttgccatttatacaacagGGTCATGGCTTTgtattcaactaaacaggcccagatttcacactgaaaaggtacatttgtgaggtaattgagacgagatcatcagCGTTTCAgtgttacactttttttgtgatttttctcatgtaaaacgGGTGCTTTGGCTCAATCAAAAATTGGGAAACATTGGTCTACAGCCATGCATTTATAGGTGGTTTTGTGTGATCATCTTCTTCCATCTGACTCGCCAGGTGATGTACAGCGTGAATGGATTCCTGGAGAAAAACCGAGACACTCTCCCCGCAGACATCGTGGTGGTGCTGAGAACGTCGGAGAACAAACTTCTGCAGCAACTCTTTTCCAGCCCCTTGACTAAAATAGGTATGACACGAGTTTTACTAGCAAATACAGATAGCAAGCACGCTCACTCACAtgacagtgatgccttgagatatgagtgacccgatTAAAgattttcaagatacgagccatcattcg is drawn from Phycodurus eques isolate BA_2022a chromosome 12, UOR_Pequ_1.1, whole genome shotgun sequence and contains these coding sequences:
- the myo3b gene encoding myosin-IIIb isoform X10; amino-acid sequence: MFYKKENLSGGQLWLVLELCNGGSVTELIKGLLMRGQRLQEPVIAYILYSALLGLQHLHNNRIIHRDVKGNNILLTTEGGVKLVDFGVSAQLTSARLRRNTSVGTPFWMAPEVIACEQQYDYSYDARCDVWSLGITAIELADGDPPLAEMHPVKALFKIPRNPSPTLQNPDQWCRGFSHFIGQCLIKDFEARPSVTHLLEHPFIKQAHGKDVALRQQLAALIKEQQELGCAAKTKHERINTRKTLTIESSPDDDLVNLEFLDEEIIIAHLHKRYGELQVYTYVGDILIALNPFQNLSIYSPQFSKLYHGVKRADNPPHIFATADAAYQSMVTFCKDQCIIISGESGAGKTESAHLIVQHLTFLGKANNRTLREKILQVNPLVEAFGNACTAINDNSSRFGKYLEMKFTPTGAVIGAKISEYLLEKSRVIKQAMGEKNFHVFYYIYAGLYHQDKLKAYRLPERTAPRYIDNQQCKVMQDIVSSKLYKEQFEVIQECFRNIGFTEEEVNSVYRILSAIMNTGNIEFTAITSQHQTDKSEVPNSEALENAASLLSIGPEELQEALTSQCVVTRGETIIRTNTVDKAADVRDAMSKALYGRLFSWIVHRINTLLQPDMNICAAESGMNVGILDIFGFENFKKNSFEQLCINIANEQIQFYFNQHIFALEQMEYQSEGVDASLVEYEDNRPILDMFLQKPMGLLSLLDEESRFPQATDHTLVDKFEDNLRCKYFWIPKRVELSFGILHFAGKVMYSVNGFLEKNRDTLPADIVVVLRTSENKLLQQLFSSPLTKIGNLATARARVNAASRSLPPQLRSGHAKSPKYLLKVDTMEMMRHPDETTNMRRQTVASYFRYSLMDLLSKMVVGQPHFVRCIKPNDDRRALCFCKERVMVQLRYTGILETVNIRRQGYSHRIPFAEFVTRYYYLAFRAHQMPETSKKNAATILERAKLEDWVLGRTKVFLKYYHVEQLNLLLREVIARVVVMQAYTKGWLGARRYRRGKQKRNNCATLIQSAWRGFVARQNLKKIKKEREEAAVRIQSVYRGHRVRLDCGPQRHTCKPESGGTTTKDDHMGSQSPKGLQKANVGSDSRDRHVKDSKRDKDGATKPRRETGRLRDLQCKQGPVMKLQQRTPRRRGQQPKLLNSPEDSLYYNQLNRTLDYQGSKRKPRKLGQIKVLDREDEYYKLLSMEESIPEEEYESPAPARLF